Proteins co-encoded in one Acidithiobacillus caldus ATCC 51756 genomic window:
- the wbaP gene encoding undecaprenyl-phosphate galactose phosphotransferase WbaP produces MEISALRRKISWTLAIGDLFAFFVAVYFSRISHALYYHQNVWYVLGNWWGSLAEINILLYLFLAVLGMLIFQQKGHYARRRVLWDEVGDIIAVFTLLLGLNAAIAFSGKWPLSRLWLFSAWLLALLLVPLGRLLLRWLFLHLRLWNRPVAIIGSGANARDAMQAIQSDPVLGYEVRWILIPEGVEPSQSLLNAGAPALHSLGPKPLETLSDLGNPQVVLALDNKYWGQQESLLRLLGLHYPNLAIAPALRGLPLYGLEVMHFFSHEVFMLRIRDNLARPIPRLIKRSFDLIGSLLLILLLSPVFVAIAWRIRKEDGGPVFFRQTRVGRDGKSFGCLKFRSMVPDAEARLQRYLAENPAIAEEYQRNFKLRDDPRVTRIGRFLRRSSLDELPQLFNVLRGDMSLVGPRPLIARETERYGDNISLYRLVRPGITGLWQISGRSETTFTDRSVLDAWYIKNWTLWYDIVILLRTVRVVLRRDGAY; encoded by the coding sequence GTGGAGATATCGGCGCTGCGCCGCAAAATTTCATGGACGCTTGCCATTGGCGACCTCTTTGCCTTCTTTGTCGCCGTGTACTTCAGCAGAATTTCCCACGCCCTCTACTACCATCAGAATGTCTGGTACGTACTGGGCAACTGGTGGGGCAGCCTGGCAGAAATCAACATTCTTCTCTACCTTTTCCTTGCCGTTCTCGGCATGCTGATCTTTCAGCAGAAAGGCCATTACGCGCGGCGGCGGGTTCTCTGGGATGAGGTGGGCGACATCATTGCCGTTTTTACCCTTCTTCTGGGCCTCAACGCGGCTATTGCCTTCAGCGGCAAGTGGCCTCTGTCACGCCTGTGGCTCTTTTCCGCCTGGCTACTGGCTTTGCTGCTCGTGCCCCTGGGCCGACTGCTCCTGCGCTGGCTCTTTCTGCACCTGAGACTTTGGAATCGCCCAGTCGCCATCATCGGCTCGGGAGCAAATGCTCGCGACGCCATGCAGGCCATTCAAAGTGACCCCGTATTGGGGTACGAGGTGCGATGGATCCTGATACCCGAAGGAGTCGAGCCCAGTCAATCCTTGCTAAATGCCGGTGCACCCGCCTTGCATTCCCTTGGCCCAAAACCACTGGAGACGTTGAGCGACCTGGGCAATCCGCAAGTGGTTCTGGCATTGGACAACAAATACTGGGGACAGCAAGAATCGCTGCTGCGCCTGCTCGGACTCCACTATCCCAATCTCGCGATTGCCCCAGCCTTACGCGGACTGCCCCTCTACGGCCTGGAAGTGATGCACTTCTTCAGCCACGAAGTTTTCATGCTGCGCATACGCGATAACCTAGCTAGGCCCATTCCTCGTCTGATCAAACGAAGCTTTGACCTGATCGGCTCGCTCTTGCTGATTCTGCTCCTGAGCCCGGTCTTTGTCGCGATTGCCTGGCGCATTCGCAAAGAGGATGGTGGACCCGTCTTCTTTCGGCAGACACGGGTGGGGCGCGACGGGAAGAGTTTTGGATGCCTCAAGTTTCGCAGCATGGTGCCCGATGCCGAGGCGCGCTTGCAACGCTATCTGGCAGAGAACCCTGCCATAGCCGAGGAGTACCAACGCAACTTCAAGCTACGCGACGATCCGCGCGTCACCCGCATAGGCAGGTTCCTTCGGCGCAGCAGTCTCGATGAGTTACCCCAGCTTTTCAATGTACTACGCGGAGATATGAGCCTCGTTGGACCGCGGCCACTGATAGCGCGCGAGACAGAACGTTATGGCGACAACATCTCCCTCTACCGACTGGTTCGCCCGGGCATCACAGGCTTGTGGCAGATCAGCGGTCGGTCTGAAACTACTTTCACGGATCGAAGCGTACTCGACGCTTGGTATATCAAAAACTGGACGCTCTGGTACGATATCGTCATCCTCCTGCGGACCGTGCGC
- a CDS encoding putative PEP-binding protein — translation MERLHAELSAEKIPHLWPVSLGIMVEVPAAALKIQDFVPLADFFSVGSNDLGQYTWAVDREQGDLGEIEASGRAALLDLCALVAQQKQRPVSVCGEAAADPSMARAFIARGIRRLSMAPALIPALARALRESDIHSV, via the coding sequence CTGGAGCGCCTGCACGCGGAACTCTCCGCAGAAAAGATTCCACACCTGTGGCCCGTGTCCCTGGGGATCATGGTCGAGGTCCCCGCCGCGGCACTTAAAATACAGGACTTCGTCCCCCTCGCAGACTTCTTTTCCGTAGGGAGCAACGACCTTGGCCAATACACCTGGGCCGTGGATCGCGAGCAAGGAGATCTCGGCGAAATCGAAGCAAGTGGTCGCGCCGCCCTACTGGACCTCTGCGCTCTGGTCGCACAACAAAAGCAAAGGCCGGTTTCCGTCTGTGGCGAAGCCGCCGCCGATCCCTCCATGGCCCGCGCCTTCATCGCCCGGGGTATCCGCCGCCTGTCCATGGCGCCGGCGCTGATCCCTGCACTGGCTCGCGCTCTGCGTGAGAGCGATATCCACAGCGTCTGA
- a CDS encoding putative PEP-binding protein has product MTTPAPPEGAVASPQQGNVALLLVGHSRAMADALLALLRQVAPDLRVAVAAGAGEDGSELGTDATAILSALEDLGDAAGVLILLDLGSALLSAQTALSLLDTPQRVPVRICPAPYVEGALAAAVAAGGGASLDDVCRAARGALESKRDALAEAPRAGSVGADDATPQYGEASAKPDDDGLHSVEALDLQSIEVTLTDPAGLHLRPAAALLRLAQQAPGAFFVSIDGGATRLPLDSLSRLLRLDRRQGQKLWLYAIQNPQATAQLEEMAKLLTSAPAAVTIASSPRAGAAITRDDVSESHQVASHATPRPAVPGLAMGPVHILRRARKAQPETQQKGDPQAELRRIQGAWQKVLEDTSADEILAAQSLFLQDPALTQGVQRRILVEHLSAAEAWVAAVQGLRNDLEAIQDPTLRARLSDLDDLSARVLEALGVLGDWQLPTSGACILLAEDLPPSVARRLSHGGTLGVLDRRGGPQSHAAVLLRAANIPYLVGIGHAPIAEGQMVAMDAGAGRYWLDPTAEEQEAFAKRIVASAAATVPPQPITSLPLADGSQVEFWANVGNVAEAKAAASLGVAGIGLLRSEMLFLGATEAPTEVEQIERIQELLQAAGQRPVILRVLDAGADKSFPFLRLGAEPNPALGLRGIRVLERRPEFFRSQERALLRAGVGXALRLLLPXVXXPLKRGPXPAASGAPARGTLRRKDSTPVARVPGDHGRGPRRGT; this is encoded by the coding sequence GTGACGACACCAGCACCTCCTGAGGGAGCAGTAGCATCCCCGCAGCAAGGCAACGTCGCCCTGCTCCTGGTCGGCCACAGCCGGGCAATGGCCGACGCCCTGCTCGCGCTTCTGAGACAGGTGGCGCCAGACCTCAGGGTGGCCGTCGCCGCTGGTGCCGGGGAGGACGGTAGCGAGCTCGGCACCGATGCCACCGCCATCCTGAGCGCACTGGAGGATCTTGGCGATGCGGCAGGAGTCCTGATCCTCCTCGATCTCGGCAGTGCCCTACTGAGCGCGCAGACTGCGCTTTCGCTGCTGGACACCCCGCAGCGCGTGCCGGTGCGCATCTGTCCGGCTCCCTATGTGGAGGGAGCCCTCGCCGCCGCCGTCGCAGCCGGCGGTGGTGCGAGCCTCGACGACGTCTGCCGGGCTGCCCGGGGCGCTCTGGAGAGCAAACGGGATGCCTTGGCCGAAGCGCCTCGCGCGGGATCGGTCGGTGCGGACGACGCAACCCCACAATACGGAGAGGCTTCAGCAAAGCCTGACGACGATGGCCTGCACAGTGTAGAGGCGCTCGACCTGCAGAGCATCGAGGTCACCCTCACCGATCCTGCGGGTCTGCATCTACGCCCTGCGGCCGCCTTGCTGCGTCTGGCACAGCAAGCACCCGGTGCGTTTTTCGTGAGTATCGACGGCGGCGCTACACGCCTGCCACTGGACAGCCTCAGCCGCCTGTTGCGCCTGGATCGGCGTCAAGGACAAAAGCTTTGGCTCTACGCTATCCAAAATCCCCAGGCCACGGCGCAGTTGGAGGAGATGGCGAAACTGCTCACGTCGGCCCCCGCCGCGGTCACGATCGCAAGCAGCCCGCGTGCCGGTGCCGCAATAACGCGCGACGATGTCTCGGAATCGCACCAGGTCGCCTCCCACGCCACACCACGTCCGGCGGTGCCCGGACTGGCCATGGGCCCCGTGCACATCCTGCGCCGGGCCCGGAAAGCGCAGCCCGAAACCCAGCAAAAAGGCGATCCGCAGGCGGAGCTCAGGAGAATACAGGGGGCCTGGCAAAAGGTTCTGGAGGACACATCAGCCGATGAGATCCTCGCAGCACAGAGTCTCTTTCTGCAAGACCCGGCTCTCACTCAGGGGGTGCAACGGCGGATCCTGGTGGAGCACCTCAGTGCGGCCGAGGCCTGGGTGGCTGCGGTGCAGGGCCTGCGCAACGATCTCGAAGCCATTCAGGATCCCACCCTGCGCGCCCGTCTCAGCGACCTCGACGACCTCTCCGCTCGGGTCCTGGAAGCCTTGGGCGTGCTGGGCGATTGGCAGTTGCCTACATCCGGGGCCTGCATCCTCCTGGCGGAAGATCTCCCCCCCTCGGTCGCCCGCCGGCTTTCGCACGGCGGAACACTGGGGGTGCTGGATCGCCGGGGAGGGCCGCAGTCGCATGCCGCCGTCCTGCTGCGCGCCGCCAATATTCCCTACCTCGTGGGTATTGGCCACGCCCCCATCGCCGAAGGCCAGATGGTCGCCATGGACGCAGGCGCTGGCCGTTATTGGCTCGACCCCACTGCAGAGGAGCAGGAGGCCTTTGCCAAGCGAATCGTGGCATCCGCCGCCGCCACGGTCCCCCCCCAACCGATTACCAGCCTCCCCCTGGCAGACGGCAGCCAGGTGGAATTCTGGGCCAATGTCGGTAACGTCGCCGAGGCCAAGGCCGCCGCGAGCCTGGGAGTCGCCGGTATCGGTCTGCTGCGCAGCGAGATGCTCTTTCTGGGCGCCACCGAAGCGCCGACAGAAGTCGAGCAGATAGAGCGCATTCAGGAACTCTTGCAGGCCGCCGGCCAGCGGCCCGTCATCCTGCGCGTGCTCGATGCCGGTGCCGACAAATCCTTTCCTTTCCTGAGGCTCGGCGCCGAGCCCAATCCGGCCCTGGGTCTGCGGGGCATCCGGGTATTGGAACGTCGGCCCGAGTTTTTCCGCAGCCAAGAGCGTGCCCTCCTGCGCGCTGGGGTGGGCTNCGCCCTNCGCCTGCTGCTGCCCNTGGTCNCCNTNCCTCTTAAAAGGGGCCCGTNCCCGGCAGCTTCTGGAGCGCCTGCACGCGGAACTCTCCGCAGAAAAGATTCCACACCTGTGGCCCGTGTCCCTGGGGATCATGGTCGAGGTCCCCGCCGCGGCACTTAA
- the dhaL gene encoding dihydroxyacetone kinase subunit DhaL, with amino-acid sequence MKDLAALENWLRCIEARLAQEKDDLNALDAAIGDADHGSNLFRGFHKVWEKLEATPPADLPALFKLVGMTLIGTVGGASGPLYGTFFLEAGKTLPAGSQTLDDAGLAAALAAGLAGLQRLGKAEKGDKTMVDALLPAIDTLQSNADLQKAAEAARQGLAATIPLIARKGRASYLGERSRGHADPGAASASLILECLAGDDTSTS; translated from the coding sequence ATGAAAGATCTGGCGGCACTAGAGAACTGGCTGCGCTGTATCGAAGCGCGCCTCGCTCAGGAGAAGGACGACCTCAACGCCCTGGATGCCGCCATCGGCGATGCCGACCACGGCAGCAATCTCTTCCGAGGCTTCCACAAGGTGTGGGAAAAACTGGAGGCGACCCCGCCCGCCGATTTACCCGCCCTTTTCAAACTCGTCGGCATGACCCTCATCGGCACCGTCGGTGGCGCCTCTGGCCCCTTGTACGGGACCTTTTTTCTGGAGGCGGGCAAAACCCTGCCCGCCGGTAGCCAGACGTTGGACGATGCCGGCCTTGCCGCCGCCCTGGCAGCGGGTCTTGCCGGCCTGCAGCGCCTAGGCAAGGCCGAAAAAGGGGATAAGACCATGGTCGATGCGCTACTCCCCGCCATCGACACCCTGCAGTCAAACGCCGATCTGCAAAAGGCCGCAGAAGCCGCGCGCCAAGGACTTGCGGCGACCATTCCCCTGATCGCCCGCAAGGGGCGCGCCAGTTATCTCGGTGAGCGCTCCCGCGGCCACGCCGATCCCGGAGCCGCCTCCGCCAGCCTGATTCTGGAATGCCTGGCCGGTGACGACACCAGCACCTCCTGA
- the dhaK gene encoding dihydroxyacetone kinase subunit DhaK codes for MKALMNRPDDIVREALEGMALAHADLIRVEQDPRYVLRADAPVPGKVALVSGGGSGHEPMHGGFVGSGMLDAACPGEVFTSPTPDQIFAAGQAVHGGAGVLLIVKNYTGDVLNFQMAAELLADSGIPSETVLLDDDVAVTNSLYTAGRRGVGATVLAEKICGAAAAAGLPLAEVARIGREVNAGARSMGLALSPCTNPQAGQPSFTLKDVEVEFGIGIHGEPGRSRIPMASADELTKLLLKPILEDLPYTRGDEVLLFVDSLGATPLLELYVVHRAAERIARDAGLQVSRRLVGPFMTSLDMAGVAITLLRLTPELRRFWDAPVRTPALCWGSPA; via the coding sequence ATGAAAGCCCTCATGAACCGGCCCGACGATATCGTTCGTGAAGCCCTGGAAGGTATGGCGCTGGCCCACGCCGATCTGATTCGCGTGGAGCAGGACCCGCGCTACGTCCTGCGTGCAGACGCCCCGGTGCCGGGCAAGGTCGCCCTGGTATCCGGCGGTGGTTCCGGGCACGAGCCCATGCACGGGGGCTTCGTAGGCTCTGGCATGCTGGACGCCGCCTGCCCCGGCGAAGTCTTCACGAGCCCAACGCCGGATCAGATCTTTGCCGCCGGTCAGGCCGTGCATGGCGGCGCGGGGGTGCTGCTCATCGTCAAGAACTACACCGGCGATGTGCTCAACTTCCAGATGGCCGCAGAGCTTCTGGCCGACTCCGGCATCCCCTCCGAAACGGTACTCCTGGACGACGATGTTGCCGTCACCAACTCCCTCTACACGGCTGGCCGCCGTGGTGTGGGTGCCACGGTGCTGGCGGAAAAGATCTGCGGCGCTGCCGCAGCCGCCGGCCTCCCGCTGGCGGAGGTCGCGCGCATTGGCCGCGAGGTCAATGCTGGGGCGCGCTCCATGGGTCTGGCTCTCAGTCCCTGCACCAACCCCCAGGCCGGACAACCCAGCTTTACCCTCAAGGACGTTGAGGTGGAGTTTGGCATTGGCATTCACGGCGAGCCCGGGCGCAGCCGCATTCCCATGGCATCGGCGGATGAGCTCACGAAGCTTCTGCTCAAGCCCATTCTCGAAGATCTGCCCTACACCCGAGGCGACGAAGTCTTGCTCTTCGTCGATAGCCTGGGTGCCACCCCCCTGCTGGAGCTCTACGTGGTCCATCGCGCGGCGGAGCGGATTGCCCGAGATGCAGGACTGCAGGTGAGTCGCCGCCTCGTGGGCCCTTTCATGACCAGCCTGGACATGGCTGGCGTCGCCATCACCCTTTTGCGTCTGACCCCGGAGTTGCGGCGCTTCTGGGATGCCCCCGTGCGCACGCCCGCTCTGTGTTGGGGGAGCCCCGCATGA
- a CDS encoding carboxymuconolactone decarboxylase family protein, translated as MDLKLTPPEQAQGDLAQIYVEIQNAFGGVPEGLQLFGVSPALLRSQWQNLGYFAQHPHLSANFFALLRYILSEEGNCQFCIGFNEALLLNAGFSKSAIANARQNPAQGPLEDRENALLDYVLKAVHDPHSVGAKEVERLRRLGWTDQDIFDAVVHGAQHQAIDTVFETFGVAPYVPA; from the coding sequence ATGGATCTGAAACTCACTCCGCCGGAACAGGCACAAGGTGACCTTGCGCAGATTTATGTCGAGATACAAAACGCTTTTGGTGGTGTTCCCGAAGGCTTGCAGCTTTTTGGGGTGAGTCCAGCCTTGCTGCGCAGTCAATGGCAGAATCTGGGATATTTCGCTCAGCACCCACATTTGTCCGCCAATTTCTTTGCCTTGTTGCGGTATATCCTCTCGGAGGAGGGAAACTGCCAGTTCTGCATCGGTTTCAACGAAGCCCTGCTCCTCAATGCCGGATTCAGTAAATCCGCCATTGCCAATGCACGTCAGAATCCAGCGCAGGGTCCATTGGAGGATCGGGAAAATGCCCTTCTGGACTATGTCCTTAAAGCGGTGCATGATCCGCATAGCGTGGGCGCAAAGGAAGTGGAGCGATTGCGTCGTTTGGGCTGGACGGATCAGGACATCTTCGATGCCGTGGTCCACGGAGCGCAGCATCAAGCCATCGATACCGTGTTCGAGACCTTCGGCGTGGCACCCTACGTGCCCGCCTGA
- a CDS encoding bifunctional diguanylate cyclase/phosphodiesterase, which translates to MQDQSGTALDGARDLVESLCLLAERLTEGALASVMLLDGEGVLRLFAAPSVPEAARERLDGLRPGPESGSCGNAVLCNDSVFVSQTLRDPRWAGLRDLAEEFTLLACWSTPIRNSYGNVLGTFALSSFTERAPNREQVRLLESIAAVIADVLFQEERDGRDRCFAAALRAIDEGVLLTDAEQRVVYANPAFLRLSGYELAEILGKNCRFLQGPDTDPATRQSLHDALAEGRVFHGDILNYRQDGTPFWNALNISPVRDAQGHITHFVSVQRDVTLSRRTEQELRLSAQAFETQEGILITDAQRRIVKVNQAFTRVTGYTLEEVRGLTPAILQSGNQDADFYEAMWREIEREGAWQGEIWNRRKNGEVYPEFLSITAVQDGNGQVSHYIGHFFDISYHKAREATLERLARHDPLTDLLNRRALDEELLRAQRRADAQERLLAVVMLDLDDFKPINDRYGHDQGDALLVLVAQRLRDHLRRSDAIARLVGDEFVLMLEDLRQLDELEPILDKLQRALCQPYRLRDGVEVQIGVSMGVSIYPFSAQGNLDELLREADQALFAAKQQKGQRLRPWSFWEPPQSARRLYPLRERFRTQGVEAWFQPVWDQQSGRVVGIEALARLRGDDGSVLAPGEFLPQLQETDIFDLTNQILEQSLTALTALDDLDPELWVSVNLDPQLIGITCLKCVQQMLQGQRIAPQRIVFELLESGDFLDRRLAQDHLLDLKAIGVRLALDDIGSGYSSLLRLKELPIDKIKLDQSFVRGLEERPGDLHFVEALLELSSSLNVELVAEGVETAAIRDAVAVAGVRYLQGYAIARPMPLDALRNFLVSGCEPLRQSGPRSLLGIYAEQMSEHAVLRKALRQSWTILDLPSLRDPQNCPTYRDICRLPDADAQRILAVYRDYHEAIAAFADTDARHWMQRVAELERQHRRLSDALLDAIRTASATSSQ; encoded by the coding sequence GTGCAAGACCAGTCGGGTACGGCTCTGGATGGTGCCCGTGATCTCGTAGAAAGTCTTTGTCTCCTAGCCGAGAGATTGACGGAGGGAGCGCTCGCGTCGGTCATGCTGCTGGACGGTGAGGGGGTTCTGCGCCTCTTTGCCGCACCGTCGGTGCCGGAAGCAGCGCGCGAGCGACTGGATGGGCTGCGCCCGGGTCCGGAGAGCGGTTCCTGTGGCAATGCGGTGCTGTGCAACGACTCCGTCTTTGTCAGCCAGACCTTGCGCGATCCACGTTGGGCGGGGCTTCGGGATCTGGCCGAAGAGTTCACCCTTCTGGCGTGCTGGTCCACTCCCATCCGCAATAGCTACGGCAATGTCCTTGGGACTTTTGCCCTATCGAGCTTTACGGAGCGGGCCCCAAATCGCGAGCAGGTGCGTCTGTTGGAAAGCATCGCTGCAGTGATTGCCGACGTGCTTTTTCAGGAAGAGCGCGATGGGCGGGATCGTTGCTTCGCGGCGGCCCTGCGAGCCATCGACGAGGGCGTGCTGCTGACCGATGCCGAGCAACGGGTGGTGTACGCCAACCCCGCCTTTCTGCGCCTGAGCGGCTACGAACTTGCGGAAATCCTGGGCAAGAACTGCCGCTTCCTGCAGGGGCCGGATACCGATCCCGCCACGCGTCAGAGTCTGCACGATGCCTTGGCCGAGGGCAGGGTGTTTCACGGCGATATCCTCAATTACCGGCAGGATGGTACGCCGTTCTGGAACGCCCTGAACATCAGCCCGGTACGCGATGCGCAGGGGCACATCACCCACTTCGTTTCGGTGCAGCGGGACGTGACCCTGTCGCGCCGCACCGAACAGGAACTGCGCCTGTCGGCGCAGGCCTTCGAGACGCAGGAAGGCATCCTGATTACCGATGCCCAGCGTCGCATCGTAAAGGTCAACCAGGCCTTCACCCGGGTGACCGGGTATACCCTGGAGGAGGTTCGTGGGCTGACCCCAGCTATCTTGCAATCGGGCAACCAAGACGCGGATTTCTACGAGGCCATGTGGCGGGAGATCGAGCGGGAAGGGGCCTGGCAGGGAGAGATCTGGAACCGGCGCAAGAATGGCGAGGTCTATCCGGAGTTTCTGAGCATTACTGCGGTGCAGGACGGTAACGGGCAGGTCAGCCATTACATCGGGCATTTCTTCGATATCAGTTACCACAAGGCGCGGGAAGCCACTCTGGAGCGTCTGGCGCGCCACGATCCCCTGACGGATCTGCTCAATCGCCGAGCGCTGGACGAGGAACTGCTGCGCGCGCAGCGCCGTGCCGATGCGCAAGAGCGTCTCCTGGCCGTGGTGATGCTGGATCTGGACGACTTCAAACCCATCAACGATCGCTACGGTCACGATCAGGGAGATGCCCTCCTGGTGCTGGTGGCTCAACGACTGCGCGATCATTTGCGGCGCAGCGATGCCATCGCCCGCCTTGTGGGGGACGAGTTCGTGCTGATGCTGGAGGACCTGCGCCAGCTGGATGAGCTCGAACCCATCCTGGACAAGCTGCAGCGCGCCCTGTGTCAGCCCTATCGATTGCGCGATGGGGTCGAAGTGCAGATCGGTGTCAGCATGGGGGTGAGCATCTATCCCTTCTCCGCCCAGGGGAACCTCGATGAGTTGCTGCGGGAGGCGGATCAGGCCCTGTTCGCCGCCAAGCAGCAAAAAGGACAGCGTTTGCGTCCCTGGTCCTTCTGGGAGCCGCCGCAGAGCGCGAGGCGGCTCTATCCCTTGCGAGAACGCTTTCGGACCCAGGGCGTCGAGGCCTGGTTTCAGCCCGTCTGGGATCAGCAGTCCGGCCGAGTCGTGGGGATCGAGGCCCTGGCCCGCCTGCGCGGCGACGACGGTTCGGTCCTCGCACCCGGTGAATTCCTGCCCCAGCTTCAGGAAACCGATATCTTCGATCTGACCAACCAGATCCTTGAGCAGTCTTTGACGGCCCTGACGGCTCTGGACGATCTGGATCCGGAGCTCTGGGTGTCGGTGAATCTCGATCCCCAACTCATCGGCATCACCTGCCTCAAATGTGTGCAACAGATGCTGCAGGGTCAACGGATCGCACCCCAGCGGATCGTCTTTGAGCTCCTGGAGAGTGGTGACTTTCTGGATCGGCGTCTAGCGCAGGACCATCTTCTCGATCTCAAAGCCATCGGCGTCCGGCTCGCCCTGGACGATATCGGTAGCGGCTACTCTTCGCTGCTCCGCCTCAAGGAACTGCCCATCGACAAGATCAAGCTGGATCAGTCCTTTGTCCGTGGTCTGGAGGAGCGGCCCGGCGATCTCCACTTCGTCGAGGCCCTGCTGGAACTCAGTTCCAGTCTGAATGTGGAGCTGGTGGCGGAAGGTGTGGAGACGGCTGCCATTCGCGATGCGGTGGCGGTGGCGGGGGTGCGCTATCTGCAAGGTTATGCCATCGCCCGCCCCATGCCCCTGGACGCTCTGCGTAACTTCCTGGTCTCGGGCTGCGAACCCCTGCGCCAGTCGGGCCCGCGCAGTCTTCTGGGGATCTATGCCGAACAGATGAGCGAGCACGCGGTCTTGCGCAAGGCACTGCGTCAATCCTGGACCATCCTCGATCTGCCGTCCCTGCGGGACCCCCAGAATTGTCCCACCTATCGGGATATCTGTCGCCTACCCGATGCGGACGCTCAGCGGATTCTCGCGGTATATCGCGACTATCACGAGGCCATCGCCGCCTTTGCCGACACGGATGCCCGGCATTGGATGCAGCGGGTGGCAGAACTGGAGCGGCAACACCGGCGCTTGTCCGACGCCCTGCTGGATGCCATTCGCACTGCGAGTGCCACATCTTCGCAGTAG
- a CDS encoding DUF4168 domain-containing protein, with protein sequence MKHRISTQHSQRAAHGTSRIGGLILAAGTCLLLANGAFAAPTPQLSPAQLHDFAGAVKELQGLNNQVHQEAMNPKLTPAQKEKLKNEYMAKTNAILAQHHLTAQRYTELLQETQRDPAFAKEVEGAMH encoded by the coding sequence ATGAAGCACAGGATTTCGACGCAGCATTCCCAGCGCGCAGCACACGGTACGAGTCGGATCGGTGGTCTGATCCTTGCGGCCGGCACCTGCCTGCTATTGGCCAACGGCGCCTTTGCCGCCCCAACCCCCCAGCTGAGCCCCGCCCAGCTCCACGATTTTGCCGGCGCCGTCAAAGAGTTGCAGGGTCTGAACAACCAGGTGCACCAGGAGGCCATGAATCCCAAGCTGACCCCGGCGCAAAAGGAAAAGCTCAAGAACGAGTACATGGCCAAAACCAACGCCATCCTAGCCCAGCACCACTTGACGGCGCAGCGTTATACCGAGCTTCTGCAGGAGACCCAGCGGGATCCCGCCTTTGCCAAGGAAGTGGAAGGCGCCATGCACTGA
- the radA gene encoding DNA repair protein RadA: protein MSRDKALFVCQECGGTSPKWLGRCPDCGAWNSLVEQRSERSQVRAGSSAYAVASSPEYLNAIAVDATTRQHTGLGELDRVLGGGLVAGAAILLGGEPGIGKSTLMLQIAEGLSRSQRVLYVTGEESSAQVALRARRLRVQAETIRVVAENRWELIADILEAEKPSVVLVDSIQTLYSDSLQSAPGSVAQVRECAARLVRHAKATGASVFLVGHVTKEGAIAGPRVLEHMVDTVLYFEGEAGSPYRLIRAIKNRFGAANELGVFEMQEKGLQEVRNPSRLFLSQHERPVPGSVVLATQEGTRPLLVEVQALVTPSPLANPRRVAIGLDPNRLSLLLAILHRHGGSFFFDQDVFVNIAGGIRVDEPAADLAVAMALLGSFRNRSLSDGTVVFGELGLAGEVRPVAATDTRLAEAAKLGFSRAILPRGEHPRLAGFTTLPCARFQDAVDAAFTG, encoded by the coding sequence GTGAGTCGCGACAAGGCCCTTTTCGTCTGCCAGGAATGCGGGGGCACGAGTCCCAAGTGGCTGGGACGCTGTCCCGACTGCGGCGCCTGGAACAGCCTGGTCGAACAACGCTCAGAGCGGTCCCAGGTCCGCGCTGGTAGCTCGGCCTATGCCGTGGCCAGCAGCCCCGAATACCTCAACGCCATCGCCGTCGATGCCACCACTCGCCAACACACGGGGCTCGGAGAATTGGACCGGGTGCTGGGTGGCGGCTTGGTGGCGGGTGCCGCCATCCTCCTCGGTGGTGAACCGGGGATCGGCAAATCCACCCTCATGCTGCAAATCGCCGAGGGCTTGAGCCGCAGCCAGCGGGTACTGTATGTCACGGGGGAGGAATCGTCCGCGCAGGTCGCGCTGCGGGCGCGCCGTTTGCGGGTCCAGGCCGAGACCATCCGCGTGGTGGCCGAGAATCGCTGGGAGCTCATCGCCGATATTCTGGAGGCCGAAAAACCGTCGGTGGTCCTGGTGGATTCCATTCAAACCCTCTACAGCGATAGCCTGCAATCCGCCCCGGGATCCGTCGCCCAGGTGCGCGAATGCGCCGCGCGCCTGGTACGCCACGCCAAGGCAACGGGGGCCAGTGTCTTTCTCGTGGGCCACGTGACCAAGGAAGGCGCCATCGCCGGTCCCAGAGTGCTGGAGCACATGGTGGACACCGTCCTCTATTTCGAGGGTGAGGCCGGCAGCCCCTACCGCCTGATCCGGGCCATCAAGAACCGCTTCGGTGCCGCCAACGAACTGGGGGTCTTCGAGATGCAGGAAAAGGGGCTACAGGAGGTCCGCAATCCCTCCCGCCTTTTCCTTTCCCAACACGAGCGACCCGTGCCCGGGAGCGTGGTGCTGGCCACCCAAGAGGGCACGCGGCCCCTCTTGGTGGAGGTTCAGGCCCTGGTCACGCCCAGTCCCCTGGCCAACCCCCGACGGGTGGCCATTGGTCTCGATCCCAACCGCCTCTCCCTGCTCCTCGCCATTCTCCATCGCCACGGGGGCAGTTTTTTCTTCGATCAGGATGTCTTCGTCAACATCGCCGGCGGGATTCGGGTGGACGAACCCGCCGCCGACCTTGCCGTGGCCATGGCCCTGCTGGGCAGCTTTCGCAATCGGTCCTTGTCCGACGGCACCGTCGTCTTTGGCGAATTGGGTCTGGCGGGGGAGGTGCGGCCGGTGGCGGCGACGGATACGCGCCTAGCCGAGGCGGCCAAGTTGGGTTTTTCCCGCGCCATTTTGCCGCGCGGCGAGCATCCGCGGCTGGCCGGATTCACGACCTTGCCCTGCGCGCGCTTTCAGGACGCCGTCGACGCCGCTTTTACTGGCTGA